The segment TTCCGGGCTCGGCGAGTTTATGGAGCTGCCGATGCGCACCTACTCCTCGGGCATGTCGGCCAGGCTGAAGTTCGCGATCGCAACCTCGAAGGAACACGAGATCCTGATCGTTGACGAGGCATTGTCGGTAGGAGACAAGGACTTCCAGAAGCGAAGCGAGGAGCGGATTCGCGGTATCCGGGAGAAGGCCGGAACTGTCTTCCTGGTGAGCCACTCGATGCGCTCGATCCGCGACACCTGTAACCGGGTGATCTGGATCAACAAGGGCGAACTTAAGATGGATGGCGACGCGAAAGACGTCATCGAAGCCTACGAACAGTCGAAGTAGCCATGGCCGATCTGACTCCGCTCGGCGAGCATCCGGGTGTCACGTTCATCATGCCCGTGCTGAACGAGGGGCCGTACATCGAGGCCGCCGTCCGCACTATCCTCGCCCAGGAGTACCAGGGGCCAAAGGAAGTCATCCTTGCGCTCGGTCCCTCGACCGACAACACGAATGACGTGGTCGCGCGCCTGCAGGCCGAGGATGGCCGGCTGCACACTGTGGACAACCCCCAGGGTGCGACCCCGATCGGCCTGAACCTGGCGATCGCCGCCTCGCAGTATCCGGTGGTGATCAGGGTCGACGCGCATTCCGAGCTCAGCCCGGACTACGCGGAGGTTGGAGTCGAGACGCTGCGCCGCACCGGAGCGGCAAATGTCGGTGGCCTGATGCTGGCCCGGGGCGAGACCCCGTTTCAGAGGGCGGTCGCCCGGGCGTACACCAGCAAGGTCGGCTTGGGTGGGGTCGCTTACCATACTGGCTCAGAGGAAGGCCCGGCCGAATCGGCGTACCTTGGTATCTTTCGGCGGGAAGCCCTGGTGAACGTCGGAATGTTCGACGAAACCCTGCGGCGCGGCCAGGATTGGGAATTGAACCTGCGGATTCGCGATTCTGGCGGACTGGTGTGGTTCAACCCGGCGCTTGAGGTGACGTACTGGCCGCGGGCGACCTGGTCGAAGGTTGCTCGTCAGTTCTACGCAACCGGCATCTGGCGGGGTGAGCTGATTCGGAGGCACGGAGCAAAGAATGGCGTGCGATACTTCGCACCCCCGGCGCTGGTGATCGCCTCGGCCGTCAGCCTGCTTGAGCTGCTGCTGCAGCTTTCCGGGTCCAGGGGATCATGGCCGAAGCCGCTGCGCACAGTCGCAGCGCTGGTGCATGTTCCTTCGGTGACGTACGTCCTCGGACTGCTGGCGGTCGGGGTGACCGCCAAGAAGGTGTCGTTGCGGGAACGGCTGGCATTCGTCGCCGTGCTGCCGACGATGCACCTCAGCTGGGGGCTTGGCTTTGTCGTAGGGGTTATCCGCGGCGCCGGAAAGACCGCCGACACCAGTCGCTGACGAACGTCTCCAGCCAAGCTGGGTTCAGCTGGCCGGATTGTCCGGGCCGCCGGCCGGATGCCGGGCCGCTGGCCGGATTGTCCGGGCCCGCCGGCCGGATGCCGGATGCCGGGCCACTGGGAGGTTTAGCAGTCGAAATTGGGGCAGAAGGCCTACCACTGGGGAATTAACCCTCCCGCCGGAAACTAGCCCCCCGCCAAACGCAGATGCTGACCCGGAAACTCTCCCGCACAGCACGACGCCCCACCGATCGCTCGGGATCGGTGGGGCGTCGTGGTCGCAGAAAAGCGATCAGGCGTTGGCCTTCTTGTTGCGGCCCTTGATGAAGCCCCAGATGCCGGCAACGACGAGTCCGCCGATGATTGCAAGAATCCAGGTCTTGATGTCGAAGAATGTGCCGAGGTCAGATCCGAAGATCAGCGAACCGAGCCAGCCACCGACGATCGCGCCGACGATGCCGAGGATGATGCTGGTGATCCAGCCGCCACCGACCCGGCCCGGAAGAACTGCCTTGACAATGACGCCCACGATTAGGCCCAACACGATAAACCCTAGAAAACCCATGAGATTTCCTTTCTATTTGATGTGAATTACCTCGGACGACTGTACGCATTCCGGGAGCCGGACCGCAAACAAACGTCTCTTGACTCAGTTCATACCCAGCTTCCGGTGGGTTTAGCCAGCCATACCCCGGGAGAATTGTGTGTTGCGTCACTCAGGCGGTGATCTTCACCGGCAGGGCGTTTAGCAGTTCAACCGACGGGTAGGTTTAGAGTCGATTGCCGCCGCAGTGCGTCCATCGATCCGGCTGCCGCGGCGGCGGAACGACATCAGAGAAGAGGAAAGGACACAGCATGAAAGCCTCAGACACTCTCAGCGCCAACCTCCAGCGGGTCCTGGTCGACCTTATTGACCTGCACGTTCAAGGCAAGCAGGCGCACTGGAACGTCATCGGTCACAACTTCCGTGACCTGCATCTGCAGCTCGACGAAATCATTGATGACGCCAGGCTCCTTTCGGACACGATTGCCGAGCGGATGCGGGCGTTGCACGCGGTGCCGGACGGACGCGCGGCCACGGTCGCGGAATCGTCTGACCTACCGGAGTTTCCGGCCGGCGAAGTCGATACATCCAAGACCGTCGACCTGATTACCGAGCGCCTGGACGCGACAGCAGCGGCCGTACGGGATGTGCACGATGCCGTCGACGAAGAGGATCCGACCTCTGCCGACCTGCTCCACGAGGTGCTGAGCAAGATTGAGCAGTACAGCTGGATGGTTCGCTCGGAAAACCGCTGACCAAGTCGCGCCGGCCGAAGTGATGAGCCGCGAGGACGACGAGCCCGGCCGGCGAAACGGTCCGCTATGTCGCTGAAACTGGTGCTTGTGAGTGCCGGCGCAACGAGAAAGTGGACCCTTTCGCCGCCCGCGGCCCCTAGCGTCCGGGGAGGGACGAAATTTGACTCTCGCAACCATGGCCGGCCAGGGATGGATGGATGAAGAATCGCTTGCGTAATCTCGTTGTTGTGGTGCCAGTGCACAACGAAAGTAGCCTGCTGGCTCGTTGCCTCGACGGCCTCAGTGCTGCGGTCGCCAACGTGGCCGTCCCGGTGTCGGTCGTTGTCGTGCTCGATTCCTGCACCGACGATTCGCCGGGCATCGCGGAACGGTTCGACGTAACCAGGGTGGTAGTCGACGCTCTCAACGTCGGGACGGCTCGCGCGGCTGGGTTCGAGCATGCACGGGCTCCTGACGGCGGCAATCCCGGGATCAACGACGCGACCTGGCTGGCGACCACCGACGCTGATTCACGTGTTCCGCCCGACTGGTTGCGCCGCCAGCTGAGCTACGCGGACTCAGGTTACGACGCGGTGGCCGGCACTGTGCGCGTCGACGACTGGTCAGGCTACTCGAGCAATGTGCGGGACGGGTACGAACAGTCCTACGTCGAGCACGCCCGACACATCCACGGCGCGAATATCGGCTTCAGCTCCACGCTGTATTCCCGGGTGGGTGGATTCCGCCCGCTCGTACATGACGAGGACGTCGATCTGGTCCATCGCTTCCTGTCTGCCGATGCCAGCGTCGCGTGGGCCGATGATCTGCCTGTCCTTACCTCGGGTCGAGTCAGGGGCCGGGCGCCAGCAGGGTTCGCAGACCACCTGCAGCGCCTCGCTCTCCAGGAGGCAAACAGATGAGGGGCGCTGAGGTCGTGGGCGACCTGCGCCAGCGCATTTCAGCTGGGGAGCTCGAGCTGCCGCGGCCGGGGGAGGGCAGCACCCTGCAGCGATGGCGGGCGCTCGCCGAGTTGACCCGGAGCAATGTCGTCCTCGGCCGGCTGGCTGAGGGGCACGCGGATGCTGACGCGATCCTGCACGAACTGGGTGGCAGCCGCACCTGGACCGCGGCTGGCCGGGACCAGCTTTGGGGAGTATGGGCAGCTGAACCGCCGCGGCCCCGGTTGAGCGCGAGCCGGGCCGAATCCGGTGAATTGTGGCGGCTGGACGGGACCAAGCTCTGGTGTTCCGGAGCGCACCACTGCACGCACGCGCTGGTAACTGCATCGGTGGACGCCGATCCGGGCGCTAGCGGGAAACGACTTTTTGCCGTCGATCTGCGTCAGCCCGGCATCCGCGCAGTACCGGACTCTTGGCACGCGGTAGGCATGGCGGCGAGTGATTCGGGCGCTGTAGAGTTCAGCGACGCCGTTGCTGAGCCGGTCGGCGTTCCGGGCGGCTACGTCAACCGTCCAGGCTTCTGGCAGGGCGGAATCGGAGTCGCGGCATGCTGGTACGGCGGTGCCACCGGCGTGGCTGACACGCTCTTCGACCAGGCCGGTAGGCGCGACGACGACCTCACCCGGGCGCATCTCGGCGCCGTCCAGGTCAGCCTCGGCGCTGCCTGGGCAGTGCTCGAACAAGCAGCGACCGCGATTGACGAAGATCCGAAAGACGAACGTGGCACCGGGAAGATCCGGGCGTTCACAGCACGCGCGACTGCCGAATCCAGTGCTGCGACGGTGATAGACCACGTTGGCCGAGCGCTGGGTGCTGGACCGCTCTGCTCCGACCCGGCGCACGCCGGCAGGGTAGCGGACCTCGGGGTATACATCCGGCAAAGCCATGCTGAACGGGACCTGGCCGAACTGGGCTCGCTGCTCGTGGAAGGGGGCTCGCCATGGTGACGAGCCTCGCGCCAGCGTTCGACGCACAACAGCCAGGAACACCGCTGGCCGAATGGCAGGGCTGGCAGCGGACATTCTCCGAATTCTCACTGGGTGAATGCGACGGTCTCGTCGTCGTCGCGCCGCACCCGGACGACGAAGTACTAGGTGCCGGCGGAATAATGGCGCAGGCCCGCGATCGGGGGATCGAGGTGACGGTGGTAGCGGTCACCGACGGAGATGGGTCGCACCCGGGCTCGCGACTTTACGGTGCCGGCGAGCTGGCCCGCGTGCGGGCGCGGGAGTCAGAACACGCCCTTGGGCTGCTCGGCGTCCGCGCCGCGGCCCGACTCGGCCTGAGGGATGGGCAGGTGGCGGCAGAGGAGGACCGGCTTGTCGGGCTGATAGCCGATGTGCTGAGGAACGCCCCGCCCAATGCGCTCTGCCTGACGTCCTGGCGGCACGATGGGCACCCCGATCACGAAGCGACCGGACGAGCGTCTGTTCGGGCGGCTGCCCTTGCCGGGGTCCGGTGCATGGAGTACCCGGTGTGGATGTGGCACTGGGCCGGGCCGGAGCATCCTGCTGTGCCCTGGGAACGGGCCGAGCAGGCAACCTTGAGCGCCGACGTCCACCGTCGCAAAGCGGAAGCCGTTGCGCAGTTCCGTTCGCAGCTTTCTCCGGATCCGACGATTCCGCAAGCGGGAGCCGTGCTGGGACCGCACGTTATCGAGCGCTTTCTGCACCTGCCGGAAGTCGTTTTCAGTAGCGGTGCCGAATGAGCCGCGCTGGCGGGGACGCGGTGGACGCCGAATATTTCCGGCAGATGTACGAGGCCGATCCCGATCCTTGGGGCTTCGAAACAAGCTGGTACGAGCAACGCAAGTACGCGCTCTCCCTGGCGATGCTGCCGCAAGCACGCTATCGGAAGGCGTTCGAGCCCGGCTGCTCCATCGGTGTGCTTACCCGATTGCTGGCCGACCGGTGCGATGAGGTGTTGGCAACTGACGTGGTTGCGAGCGCGTTGCAGACCGCCGGAAGCCGACTTCAGGATGCCGGGCAGAACCATGTCCGGTTCGAACGGCGCCCCGCGCAGGACTGGCCGGCCGAAACGTTCGACCTGGTTGTGTTCAGCGAACTCGGCTATTACCTGGGATGCAAGGGACTGACGACGGCGCTCGCCAGCGCCGCCGCGTCCCTCGAACCTGGCGGAACCTTCATCAGTGTGCATTGGCGGCATCCGCTCGACGACGGCGACCTGACCGGCGACGACGTACGCGATGCAGTTCGCTCAACCTCGGGTTGGCGACAGCTAGCGGAGTACACCGACGACGACGTCACGATCGATGTGATGAGCCGCGACGGCGCCTAGGCCGACGGCGAAACGGTCCACTATGTTGCTGAGCCGCGTGTTTATAACTGCCCGGCACAAGCAGAAAGCGGACCGTTTCGCTTGTTGCTGGCCAGTGTGTCGGGCCTCAGGGGGTCCGTGCCACCGGCTGCTGCTGCGTTATGCAGTGGATTCCGCCGCCTCGGGCGAACAGTGGACGGGCATCGATCGTGACGATGCTGCGGCCGGGGTAGCTTTCGGCAAGGATCTCCTTCGCGGCGTCGTCGGCCGGATCATTAAAAGCACACGCGATAACGCCGCTGTTCACCACCACATGGTTGATGTAGCTGTAATCCACCGGACCTTCCGCGTCGAACAGCGTTTCCGGAGCAGGGATCTCCCTGATCTGCCATCGGTTTCCATTGGCGTCGGTTGAGTCGGCCAGAAGTGCGGTCAGGTCCCGGGTCACCGAGAAGTCCGGATGCTTGGGATTCTGCTGGCTGTGGACCAACAAGACCCCCGGCGAAGGAATCGTTGCCACTATGTCGACGTGTCCCTTCGTGCCGTAAGTCATGGCATCGCGGGTCAGGCCGCGCGGCAGCCAGATCACCTTGCTGGCCCCGATGGTGCGGTGCAGTTCGGCTTCGATATCGGCCCGGGTCAGGTCAGGATTCCGATATGGATCCAGTTGTACCGACTCGGTGACCAGCACCGTGCCCTGGCCATCGACATTTATGCCGCCACCTTCGTTGACCAGGCTCGTTGCCACCGGCCGGGCTTCGGCGAGGTCGATCACCTGGCTGCCGATCTTGGCGTCCTTATCCCATTCCGCCCAGTCCTGCTGGCCCCAGCCGTTGAAGATCCAGTCCACACCGCCCAGCCGGCCGTTATCGTCGACGACGAACGTCGGGCCGATGTCGCGCATCCAGGCATCGTTCAGCGGTGCTTCCACCAGGTCGATGTCCGTCGAAAGATACTTCTTCGCGAATGACGTGGAGCGCGGATCAACCACCACGGTCACCGGCTCGAACTCGGCCGCAGCGTTCGCCACGGCCGCCCAGGTTGACCGGGCCTCGTGGGCATCTTCGGCACTGTCGCCGAGGCTGTATCCCTCTACCGGGAACGCCATCCAGAGTCGTTCCTGCGGCTCGGTTTCTGCCGGCATCCGCCATGTCATCGGCTGACCCCTGCTTCCACATCGTCGCGATTCGCGCTCGATACGGCGACCGGCTCGGGAGCTGCGGCTGGCTCGGGAGCTGCGACCGGCTCGGGAGCTGCGACCGGTTCGGAAGTTGCGACCGGCTCGGTCAGGCGGGCATAGGTGTCCGGCCGGCGGGTGGCCAGGAATGGGAACAGGTCCAGCCAATCATTGCGCTGTTCCAAGTCCAGGTCGGCGACAAGTACGGCAGATTCGTCGCGTGGTGCCTGCACCAGGATGCGGCCGTAAGGATCGGAGATGAACGAGGAGCCGTAGAAGCTGACCTCACCTTCGTTGCCCCACCGGTTCGGGACGACCATGAACAAACCGTTGGCGACGCCATTTCCGACGATGACCTGTTGCCACAGCGGCTGGGTGTCGAAGTCGGGATGGCCGGGCTCAGAGCCGATCGCAGTCGGGTACACCAGGAGCTCCGCCCCGCCGA is part of the Saxibacter everestensis genome and harbors:
- a CDS encoding glycosyltransferase family 2 protein, translating into MADLTPLGEHPGVTFIMPVLNEGPYIEAAVRTILAQEYQGPKEVILALGPSTDNTNDVVARLQAEDGRLHTVDNPQGATPIGLNLAIAASQYPVVIRVDAHSELSPDYAEVGVETLRRTGAANVGGLMLARGETPFQRAVARAYTSKVGLGGVAYHTGSEEGPAESAYLGIFRREALVNVGMFDETLRRGQDWELNLRIRDSGGLVWFNPALEVTYWPRATWSKVARQFYATGIWRGELIRRHGAKNGVRYFAPPALVIASAVSLLELLLQLSGSRGSWPKPLRTVAALVHVPSVTYVLGLLAVGVTAKKVSLRERLAFVAVLPTMHLSWGLGFVVGVIRGAGKTADTSR
- a CDS encoding GlsB/YeaQ/YmgE family stress response membrane protein; this translates as MGFLGFIVLGLIVGVIVKAVLPGRVGGGWITSIILGIVGAIVGGWLGSLIFGSDLGTFFDIKTWILAIIGGLVVAGIWGFIKGRNKKANA
- a CDS encoding Dps family protein codes for the protein MKASDTLSANLQRVLVDLIDLHVQGKQAHWNVIGHNFRDLHLQLDEIIDDARLLSDTIAERMRALHAVPDGRAATVAESSDLPEFPAGEVDTSKTVDLITERLDATAAAVRDVHDAVDEEDPTSADLLHEVLSKIEQYSWMVRSENR
- a CDS encoding glycosyltransferase, whose protein sequence is MKNRLRNLVVVVPVHNESSLLARCLDGLSAAVANVAVPVSVVVVLDSCTDDSPGIAERFDVTRVVVDALNVGTARAAGFEHARAPDGGNPGINDATWLATTDADSRVPPDWLRRQLSYADSGYDAVAGTVRVDDWSGYSSNVRDGYEQSYVEHARHIHGANIGFSSTLYSRVGGFRPLVHDEDVDLVHRFLSADASVAWADDLPVLTSGRVRGRAPAGFADHLQRLALQEANR
- a CDS encoding acyl-CoA dehydrogenase family protein, giving the protein MRGAEVVGDLRQRISAGELELPRPGEGSTLQRWRALAELTRSNVVLGRLAEGHADADAILHELGGSRTWTAAGRDQLWGVWAAEPPRPRLSASRAESGELWRLDGTKLWCSGAHHCTHALVTASVDADPGASGKRLFAVDLRQPGIRAVPDSWHAVGMAASDSGAVEFSDAVAEPVGVPGGYVNRPGFWQGGIGVAACWYGGATGVADTLFDQAGRRDDDLTRAHLGAVQVSLGAAWAVLEQAATAIDEDPKDERGTGKIRAFTARATAESSAATVIDHVGRALGAGPLCSDPAHAGRVADLGVYIRQSHAERDLAELGSLLVEGGSPW
- a CDS encoding PIG-L deacetylase family protein encodes the protein MVTSLAPAFDAQQPGTPLAEWQGWQRTFSEFSLGECDGLVVVAPHPDDEVLGAGGIMAQARDRGIEVTVVAVTDGDGSHPGSRLYGAGELARVRARESEHALGLLGVRAAARLGLRDGQVAAEEDRLVGLIADVLRNAPPNALCLTSWRHDGHPDHEATGRASVRAAALAGVRCMEYPVWMWHWAGPEHPAVPWERAEQATLSADVHRRKAEAVAQFRSQLSPDPTIPQAGAVLGPHVIERFLHLPEVVFSSGAE
- a CDS encoding SAM-dependent methyltransferase yields the protein MSRAGGDAVDAEYFRQMYEADPDPWGFETSWYEQRKYALSLAMLPQARYRKAFEPGCSIGVLTRLLADRCDEVLATDVVASALQTAGSRLQDAGQNHVRFERRPAQDWPAETFDLVVFSELGYYLGCKGLTTALASAAASLEPGGTFISVHWRHPLDDGDLTGDDVRDAVRSTSGWRQLAEYTDDDVTIDVMSRDGA
- a CDS encoding agmatine deiminase family protein, encoding MPAETEPQERLWMAFPVEGYSLGDSAEDAHEARSTWAAVANAAAEFEPVTVVVDPRSTSFAKKYLSTDIDLVEAPLNDAWMRDIGPTFVVDDNGRLGGVDWIFNGWGQQDWAEWDKDAKIGSQVIDLAEARPVATSLVNEGGGINVDGQGTVLVTESVQLDPYRNPDLTRADIEAELHRTIGASKVIWLPRGLTRDAMTYGTKGHVDIVATIPSPGVLLVHSQQNPKHPDFSVTRDLTALLADSTDANGNRWQIREIPAPETLFDAEGPVDYSYINHVVVNSGVIACAFNDPADDAAKEILAESYPGRSIVTIDARPLFARGGGIHCITQQQPVARTP